One genomic segment of Mytilus galloprovincialis chromosome 5, xbMytGall1.hap1.1, whole genome shotgun sequence includes these proteins:
- the LOC143074901 gene encoding uncharacterized protein LOC143074901 — protein MQPMTCLFFAIFLFGIAIQGTTARCHSWPRVCSPKYRCISYPWYPYYRCVPRWSFGNIGPYRMGNYGSWSNYGGGYGGSGMSGYGSSGMGGYGGYGMDGYGSSGIGGFGGSSMGGYGGSGMGGYGYGSGGFGGYGDDGYSSDGSGYGGIGGYGSSGGIGGFGGSGGMGGFGGSGGMGGFGGSGGMGGFGGSGGMGGFGGSGGIGGFGGYGGISGYGRYGKHGGHGRKKSTY, from the exons ATGCAGCCTATGACTTGTCTTTTCTTCGCCATTTTCTTGTTTGGAATAGCAATACAAG GAACAACTGCTAGATGCCATTCATGG cCCAGAGTATGTTCCCCGAAGTATCGATGTATATCATATCCATGGTACCCATATTATAGATGTGTTCCAAGATGGAGCTTTGGTAACATAGGTCCTTATAGAATGGGTAACTATGGTAGTTGGAGTAATTACGGAGGGGGTTATGGAGGCAGCGGTATGAGTGGATATGGAAGCAGTGGTATGGGTGGATATGGAGGCTATGGTATGGATGGATATGGAAGCAGTGGTATAGGTGGATTTGGAGGCAGCAGTATGGGCGGTTATGGTGGAAGCGGTATGGGCGGTTATGGTTATGGGTCTGGTGGTTTTGGTGGTTATGGTGATGATGGGTATAGCTCTGATGGTTCTGGTTACGGAGGTATCGGTGGTTATGGTAGTAGTGGTGGTATTGGCGGTTTCGGCGGTAGTGGAGGAATGGGCGGATTTGGCGGTAGTGGAGGTATGGGCGGTTTTGGCGGTAGTGGAGGTATGGGCGGTTTTGGTGGTAGTGGAGGTATGGGTGGTTTTGGCGGAAGTGGAGGAATAGGCGGTTTTGGCGGTTATGGCGGTATTAGTGGTTATGGAAGATATGGCAAACATGGAGGTCATGGAAGAAAGAAAAGCACTT attaa